Part of the Geodermatophilus obscurus DSM 43160 genome is shown below.
GCGTCGACCAAGATGACGAGGAGAGCAGGAGCATGTCGCCGAGCAGCCCTAGTATGGCCAGCGGCCAGCGGCCAGCGGCCAGCGGCCAGCGGCCAGCGGCCAGCGGCCAGCGGCCAGCGGCCAGCGGCCAGCGGCCAGCGGCCAGCGGCCAGGACGACGAGGACGGCCACGTCCATGAGATTCCGGGACCTCATCGACCGTGGTAGCGATCGCGATGGTGTTCGCGGACGGGCGGTCAACTCATCACCCGCCGAGGTCTCACCGCCGGTGTCGCGGTGGCACAGGTGTCGCCAGCCAGGGACACGGGTACATGCAGTGTGGGTGTCCTCACGCTCAGTTGACATGCGGTAACCCTTCGGACTATGCTCAACCCCGATGGAGATTGGGGGGGACGAGTCCGAACGGCTGCGCTGGATTGACGCGGTCCGCGGAATCGCCATCCTCCTCATCGTCCTGTGGCATGCATACCTGTTCACCAAGTTCACTGGCCTGGACGTCGGTTACTGGGAGACGATCAACCAGAGTCTCCGGCTCATCAGGATGCCGCTCTTCTTTCTAGCCAGCGGGATCCTCGTAGCAGGCGCGCTGGATCGCCCGTGGCGCCATCTGAGGCGAACGAAACTCGCCACGTGGCTGTGGATGTACGTCCTCTGGGCGCTAATCACCGTCGGTGTGTTCAGCATCGTCAGATGGGATCGGCCGGATCCGCCTGCGGACTCGCCATGGGATCTCGTTCAGATCATCGTGTGGCCCAATACGGGCCTCTGGTACCTCTACGCCCTGGCGGTCTTCCTCGGGGTCAGCAAGCTGACACGTACGTGGCCTGCGTTGGTGGTCCTCGGGTTGGCTGCCGCCCTGTCCATCACGACCTTCACGTGGCTGCCGATCGGAAATTTCGCACTCGACAGCATGGCGAAGTTCTTCGTGTTCTATGCCATCGGCGCCCGCAGCGATCAGTTTCTCAAAGCTCGGGTCTCCCGACTAGGGCGCGGGCGCGCGCTGGTCGTTCTGGTGACTGGGAGTCTCCTGGGTGGAGGCGGTCTCATGGCACTGCAGGCGACAGGAATCACCGGTGACGATCTGCAGCAGATCCCGGCCGTGCCTCTGCTGCTGTGCATTATTGCCTGCGTCGTGGGCGTCTGTCTCGCCGTCGTCCTCGCCGAGTACCGCCTCGGGCGGCCTCTGGTCGCACTTGGGCGGCGGACCCTTCCCGTCTACGTCTCGAATGAGATCGTCCTCGGATGCCTGACGGCGTTGATGGTGCTCGCCGTGCCGCACGTTGCCGAACGCATTGGCTGGCTGGCGGTCCCCGCCCTGGTCATCGTCGCTCTGCCACTCACCCTCTTGCTGCAGCGCGTGTCCTCCTTCGCGCCATGGCTGTACGAGGCTCCGATCCGGATGACCAGGCCGGTCCCGGGGCGCAACGCGTTAGCCGGAAGGGGCGCGTCACGGGGCTGCCTACTCCACCGTCGAGTCAGGTCCTGACCGTCTTCGACGATCATCGAGGTGTCAGGAGGCCGGCGCGAGCTCGGCGGTCAGGGCCGTGCGGACGGCGCGTCGACCGTGGCCGAGGACGCCGAGTCCGACTCGGCACGGGTCAGGACGGCGTCGAGCATCTCCGGGTAGACGCTCGCGTCGACGATGAGCGCCAGCGTGTCGCCGGCCTCGGGGAACTGAGTGGCGCGCTCGCCGGGTGGCACGTACGAAAAGGCGGCCGCCGCGCGCCGACGTCGTTGCTGATGGCCACGCCGTCGAAACCGGAGGAGCCGCGCAGCAGCGTGCCGATCACCTGCCGCGGGAAGCTGGCCGCGGCGGCCAGGTTCAGCCGCGGATAGGTGGCCGAAGAGACCATGACGAACGGCTCGGCGTACGAGTCGGCGAGCGCGCCGAAGGCGGCGACCTGCTCCCTGCGGTCCAGGCGACCCAGTCGGTGACGCCGGCGACCTCGTCGGTGTTCGAGTCGACCATCCCCCAGGCCGGGGAAGTGCTTGAGCGTCACGGTCACGTCGTGCGCGGCTAGGTGTCGCAACTAGGGACGTTGTTGACAGTCGGCGCGGCGGCTCATCACGAAGGAGACCTCCGGCAGGAGTGGCGGTGCTTGACGTCGCCGT
Proteins encoded:
- a CDS encoding acyltransferase family protein → MEIGGDESERLRWIDAVRGIAILLIVLWHAYLFTKFTGLDVGYWETINQSLRLIRMPLFFLASGILVAGALDRPWRHLRRTKLATWLWMYVLWALITVGVFSIVRWDRPDPPADSPWDLVQIIVWPNTGLWYLYALAVFLGVSKLTRTWPALVVLGLAAALSITTFTWLPIGNFALDSMAKFFVFYAIGARSDQFLKARVSRLGRGRALVVLVTGSLLGGGGLMALQATGITGDDLQQIPAVPLLLCIIACVVGVCLAVVLAEYRLGRPLVALGRRTLPVYVSNEIVLGCLTALMVLAVPHVAERIGWLAVPALVIVALPLTLLLQRVSSFAPWLYEAPIRMTRPVPGRNALAGRGASRGCLLHRRVRS